In a single window of the Caulobacter soli genome:
- a CDS encoding lytic transglycosylase domain-containing protein → MASGLTKVLLGGAAVVALFGVALAQDDVDLPRAPQPYTGGATPRGLITTPPTATYATPAEADAANLRTAVSSRDPSTIRMAMSSIQDPLSRKIALWALVDTAAESMSFFELDQARRDLSGWPRAQRRENAAEKALVTSGLDAQRMIAWFGGRDPQTAEGAMALAAAYQAAGRTNDASNLIRRWWRDQVFELDAQRGMLGRFGNLLTTDDHVRRADILLYGAQGPAARDMLTLLPYDQQAPAQARIAFRSNASNANDLYAALSPAQQAQPGVVFERAAYLRRKGLDTLALPLVSQFPAPPPSAEAASAIWRERKQLVVSALKAGDSNGAYAAANARLKDGSDAAESEFYAGWIALSRLKNPDAAADHFARIAEIGASPITRGRALYWQGRAAEAQGDRIAAQAFYADGARYITTFYGQLAAEKAGIKEIRLDKDPTITQADRARFEGRELVRAVRTLMAAGARDQVRVFVLYIDDQLPTAEEEALLVDLARGYGDPDLAMRAVRTAAQRGFILPERGYPLLDHLFTPGPGAAETAFVYSISRQESNFDANARSGVGARGMMQLMPSTAAIVARQMGESYSADRLSDPFYNMRLGSTYLGSMVSNFSGSYVMASAAYNAGPGRPAAWVTLCGDPRGATTDPLDFIECIPFSETRNYVMRTIETTMIYRARLNGGTAPLTLSSDLKRGGYNYAGPASAGALPPIGGTTATSTAIPQGGYVPGTR, encoded by the coding sequence TTGGCGTCAGGGTTGACTAAGGTCTTGTTGGGCGGCGCGGCTGTCGTCGCGCTCTTTGGGGTGGCCCTCGCCCAGGACGACGTCGACCTGCCTCGCGCGCCGCAGCCCTACACCGGCGGCGCCACGCCGCGCGGCCTGATCACAACCCCACCCACGGCGACCTACGCCACACCCGCCGAGGCCGACGCCGCCAATCTGCGCACGGCGGTCAGCAGTCGTGACCCGTCGACGATCCGCATGGCGATGTCCAGCATCCAGGACCCGCTGTCGCGCAAGATCGCCCTGTGGGCGCTGGTCGACACGGCGGCCGAAAGCATGAGCTTCTTCGAACTGGACCAGGCGCGTCGTGACCTGTCGGGTTGGCCGCGCGCCCAGCGTCGCGAGAACGCCGCCGAGAAGGCCCTGGTCACCTCGGGCCTGGACGCCCAACGGATGATCGCCTGGTTCGGCGGTCGCGATCCTCAGACCGCCGAAGGCGCTATGGCTCTGGCGGCCGCCTACCAGGCCGCCGGCCGCACTAACGACGCCAGCAACCTGATTCGCCGCTGGTGGCGCGACCAGGTGTTCGAGTTGGACGCCCAGCGCGGCATGCTGGGCCGGTTCGGCAACCTGCTGACGACCGACGACCACGTCCGTCGCGCCGACATCCTGCTGTACGGCGCCCAGGGTCCCGCGGCCCGCGACATGCTCACCCTGCTGCCGTACGACCAGCAGGCGCCGGCCCAGGCGCGCATCGCCTTCCGCTCCAACGCCAGCAACGCCAACGACCTCTACGCCGCCCTGTCGCCGGCCCAGCAGGCCCAGCCCGGGGTCGTCTTCGAGCGCGCCGCCTATCTGCGTCGCAAGGGCCTGGACACCCTGGCCCTACCGTTGGTCAGCCAGTTCCCCGCCCCGCCCCCCAGCGCCGAAGCGGCCTCAGCCATCTGGCGCGAGCGCAAGCAACTGGTGGTGTCCGCCCTGAAGGCCGGCGACAGCAACGGCGCTTACGCGGCCGCCAACGCCCGCCTGAAGGACGGCTCGGACGCGGCCGAGAGCGAGTTCTACGCCGGCTGGATCGCCTTGAGCCGCCTCAAGAACCCGGACGCGGCCGCCGATCACTTCGCCCGCATCGCCGAGATCGGCGCCTCGCCGATCACCCGTGGCCGGGCTCTCTATTGGCAGGGCCGGGCCGCCGAGGCCCAGGGCGACCGTATCGCCGCCCAGGCCTTCTATGCCGACGGCGCGCGCTACATCACCACCTTCTACGGCCAGCTGGCCGCTGAGAAGGCGGGGATCAAGGAGATCCGCCTCGACAAGGATCCGACGATCACCCAGGCCGATCGCGCCCGCTTCGAGGGTCGCGAACTGGTGCGCGCGGTGCGCACTCTGATGGCCGCCGGGGCGCGCGACCAGGTCCGCGTCTTCGTGCTTTATATCGACGACCAGCTTCCGACCGCCGAGGAAGAGGCCCTGCTGGTCGACCTGGCCCGCGGCTATGGCGACCCGGACCTGGCCATGCGCGCGGTTCGCACCGCCGCCCAGCGCGGCTTCATCCTGCCCGAGCGCGGCTATCCGTTGCTGGACCACCTGTTCACTCCAGGACCGGGCGCGGCCGAGACGGCCTTCGTCTATTCGATCTCGCGGCAGGAAAGCAATTTCGACGCCAACGCCCGCTCCGGGGTTGGGGCGCGGGGCATGATGCAGCTGATGCCTTCGACGGCCGCCATCGTCGCCAGGCAGATGGGCGAAAGCTACAGCGCCGACCGCCTGTCGGATCCGTTCTACAACATGCGCCTGGGCTCGACCTACCTGGGCAGCATGGTCAGCAACTTCAGCGGCTCGTACGTCATGGCTTCGGCCGCCTACAACGCCGGGCCGGGCCGCCCCGCCGCGTGGGTGACGCTGTGCGGCGATCCGCGCGGCGCGACCACCGATCCGCTCGACTTCATCGAGTGCATCCCCTTCTCGGAAACCCGCAACTACGTGATGCGGACCATCGAGACGACCATGATCTACCGCGCTCGCCTGAACGGCGGCACGGCTCCGCTGACCCTGTCCAGCGACCTGAAGCGCGGCGGCTACAACTATGCGGGACCGGCGAGCGCGGGAGCCTTGCCGCCCATCGGAGGGACGACGGCGACCTCTACCGCCATTCCGCAGGGCGGCTACGTGCCCGGAACGCGGTAG
- a CDS encoding class II aldolase/adducin family protein, with protein MADGATQITTSLKDQVSEAEWKARVDLAALYRLVAVHGWDDMIFTHISARIPGPEHHFLINPYGMFFGEMTASMLVKVDLDGNVIDKTPYFINPAGFTIHSAIHAAREDAHFVMHLHTDQGVGVSANKDGLLPLSQQSLIVLPQLAYHDYEGIALNLDERERLVADLGEKKLMMLRNHGTLAVGMTAAECWLGMFFLERACAQQVMALSAGRDNVLKAPDAAQAEVRSQTGMGMGMIAGLAWPGCLRKLDRESPGYAD; from the coding sequence ATGGCCGACGGTGCTACGCAGATCACGACGTCGCTCAAGGATCAGGTCAGCGAAGCCGAATGGAAGGCCCGCGTCGACCTGGCCGCGCTCTATCGCCTGGTCGCCGTCCACGGCTGGGACGACATGATCTTCACCCACATCTCGGCCCGTATCCCGGGGCCCGAGCACCACTTCCTGATCAATCCCTACGGCATGTTCTTCGGCGAGATGACCGCCTCCATGCTCGTCAAGGTCGACCTTGACGGAAACGTCATCGACAAGACCCCGTACTTCATCAATCCGGCGGGCTTCACGATCCACTCGGCGATCCACGCCGCTCGCGAGGACGCCCATTTCGTCATGCACCTGCACACTGATCAGGGCGTGGGGGTGTCGGCCAACAAGGACGGCCTGCTGCCGCTATCGCAGCAGTCGCTAATTGTCTTGCCTCAGCTCGCCTATCACGACTATGAAGGCATTGCGCTCAACCTTGACGAACGGGAACGCTTGGTGGCCGACCTCGGCGAGAAAAAGCTGATGATGCTGCGCAACCACGGCACCCTGGCCGTGGGGATGACGGCGGCTGAGTGCTGGCTGGGGATGTTCTTCCTGGAACGCGCCTGCGCCCAGCAGGTCATGGCGCTCAGCGCCGGTCGAGACAATGTGCTCAAGGCTCCGGACGCGGCCCAGGCCGAGGTCCGCAGCCAGACGGGCATGGGCATGGGCATGATCGCCGGTTTGGCCTGGCCCGGCTGTCTGCGCAAACTCGACCGGGAATCCCCCGGTTACGCTGATTGA
- a CDS encoding efflux RND transporter permease subunit: MLSDLSVRRPVFAAVAAIILCVVGLAAFRSLPIRELPSVDPPVVSISTAYTGASAEVIEERITQIIERQVAGIQGIDRVNSSSRDGRSQITITFTLDRDLDAAANDVRDAVSRVAANLPDQADPPQIAKANADSSPIIVLNLTSTSLSTLELADYADRYLVERMSTIPGVAQANLYGAPLYAMRIWLDADAMAARGVTVDDVENALNAQNVELPAGSLESTSKDFTIRVSRAYSKPEDFLKLPLRGADASSFVVRLGDVARVEEGADDRRKLFRGNGVQQVGIALTRQSQANDVAISDAVAKEVATINQTLPTGTKMIVAIDNSVFTAEAIHEVWITMGISIVLVALVNLLFLGSWRSALIPSIVAPICILSTFIVLAPLGFSLNLLTLLALVLAVGLVVDDAIVVVENIQRRVDEGEPAPVAALRGTRQVFFAVVATTIVLISVFAPLMFLPGYIGRLFVELAVAIAAAVGFSALLALSLSPMMASKLLRPAKSNWLSSRVDRAMEALKNSYRHSLEGLLGKSSATLVTGLVVLVLALCAGGLFAVLPQELVPAEDRGRVDIAINGPEGSGFDATVKVADRIEKILDKYRQDGVAERTIIAVPRFNQNQYNTGNGIIALKPWGERNKSADDVAAELNKSLSKITSVRAVASVRGAFQRGGGGGGGGGTNVDLIAVGNDYVQLANWMKPILDASQDNPGLSRPRLDYEPTSPRLSVQIDRDKAATLGISAQSIGRALETMFGSRKATTYIKTGQEYDVILQTNLDQRRSVDDLNRLQVRTASGVLVPLSTVVSTQLRGDIPDRPRVDRLRSVTLTTQLNPGYTVADAVKFFQDQSAAHPTPGVSVKWGGQAKDYLEASGAVGLAFGLALLLVFLVLAAQFESWIHPAVIMLTVPLAALGGLFGLLIAGSTINTYSQIGLIILVGIAAKNGILIVEFANQLRDEGLKVREAVIEAAALRLRPIIMTSIAAAMGALPLMLWTGAGAGSRKTIGAVIFTGAIFATLLTLFVVPVFYNLLARFTKSPEWTSRQIEDYEAREKSGEGHASPV; the protein is encoded by the coding sequence ATGCTTTCCGACCTTTCCGTTCGCCGCCCGGTCTTCGCCGCGGTCGCCGCGATCATCCTCTGCGTGGTCGGTCTAGCCGCGTTCAGAAGCCTGCCGATCCGCGAACTGCCGAGTGTCGATCCGCCCGTAGTGTCGATCTCGACGGCCTATACCGGCGCCTCGGCTGAGGTCATCGAGGAGCGGATCACCCAGATCATCGAGCGCCAGGTCGCCGGCATCCAGGGCATCGACCGGGTCAACAGCAGCTCGCGCGACGGCCGTTCGCAGATCACCATCACCTTCACTCTGGACCGCGATCTCGACGCGGCCGCCAACGACGTGCGCGACGCGGTCAGTCGCGTGGCGGCGAACCTCCCCGATCAGGCCGACCCGCCGCAGATCGCCAAGGCCAACGCCGACAGCTCGCCGATCATCGTCCTGAACCTGACCTCGACGTCGCTCAGCACGCTGGAGCTGGCCGACTACGCCGACCGCTATCTGGTCGAGCGGATGTCGACGATCCCCGGCGTCGCCCAGGCGAACCTGTACGGCGCGCCGCTCTACGCCATGCGCATCTGGCTGGACGCCGACGCCATGGCCGCGCGCGGCGTGACGGTCGACGACGTCGAAAACGCTCTCAACGCCCAGAACGTCGAGTTGCCCGCCGGTTCGCTGGAAAGCACGTCCAAGGACTTCACCATCCGCGTCAGCCGGGCCTATTCCAAGCCCGAGGACTTCCTGAAGCTGCCTTTGCGCGGCGCCGACGCCAGTAGCTTCGTGGTGCGTCTGGGTGATGTGGCCCGCGTGGAAGAAGGCGCCGACGACCGTCGCAAGCTCTTCCGCGGCAACGGCGTCCAGCAAGTCGGCATCGCCCTGACCCGCCAGTCCCAGGCCAACGACGTCGCGATCTCCGACGCGGTCGCCAAGGAAGTGGCGACCATCAACCAGACCTTGCCGACCGGCACGAAGATGATCGTGGCCATCGACAACTCGGTGTTCACGGCCGAGGCGATCCACGAGGTCTGGATCACCATGGGGATCTCGATCGTCCTGGTGGCTCTGGTCAATCTGCTGTTCCTGGGCAGCTGGCGCTCGGCCTTGATCCCATCGATCGTCGCGCCGATCTGCATCCTGTCGACCTTCATCGTCCTGGCGCCGCTGGGCTTCTCGCTGAACCTGCTGACGCTGCTGGCCCTGGTGCTGGCCGTCGGCCTCGTCGTCGACGACGCCATCGTCGTGGTCGAGAACATCCAGCGCCGGGTGGACGAGGGCGAGCCCGCGCCCGTGGCGGCCCTGCGCGGCACCCGCCAGGTGTTCTTCGCGGTGGTGGCCACCACGATCGTGCTGATCTCGGTGTTCGCGCCGCTGATGTTCCTGCCCGGTTATATCGGCCGCCTGTTCGTCGAACTGGCCGTGGCCATCGCCGCCGCCGTGGGCTTCTCGGCCCTGCTGGCGCTGAGCCTGTCGCCGATGATGGCGTCCAAGCTGCTGCGGCCGGCCAAGAGCAACTGGCTGTCGAGCCGGGTCGATCGCGCCATGGAGGCCCTGAAGAACAGCTATCGCCATTCGCTGGAAGGGTTGCTGGGCAAGAGCTCGGCCACGCTCGTCACGGGTCTTGTCGTGCTGGTCCTGGCCCTGTGCGCCGGCGGCCTGTTCGCCGTGTTGCCGCAGGAGCTAGTGCCGGCCGAAGACCGTGGTCGCGTGGACATCGCGATCAATGGCCCCGAGGGCAGCGGCTTCGACGCCACCGTCAAGGTGGCCGACCGGATCGAGAAGATTCTCGACAAGTACCGCCAGGACGGCGTCGCCGAGCGCACCATCATCGCCGTGCCGCGCTTCAACCAGAACCAGTACAACACCGGCAACGGCATTATCGCGCTCAAGCCCTGGGGCGAACGGAACAAGTCGGCCGACGACGTCGCCGCCGAACTCAACAAGAGCCTGTCGAAGATCACCAGCGTCCGCGCGGTGGCCTCGGTGCGCGGCGCCTTCCAGCGTGGCGGCGGCGGTGGCGGCGGCGGCGGCACCAATGTCGACCTGATCGCCGTCGGCAACGACTACGTGCAACTGGCCAACTGGATGAAGCCGATCCTCGACGCGTCGCAGGATAATCCCGGCCTGTCGCGTCCGCGTCTGGACTATGAGCCGACCTCGCCGCGCTTGTCGGTTCAGATCGATCGCGACAAAGCCGCTACCCTGGGTATTTCAGCCCAGTCGATCGGCCGGGCACTCGAAACGATGTTCGGGTCGCGCAAGGCCACGACCTACATCAAGACCGGCCAGGAATATGATGTCATCCTGCAGACCAACCTGGACCAACGGCGCAGCGTCGACGATCTGAACCGTCTGCAGGTGCGCACGGCCTCCGGCGTCCTGGTGCCGCTGTCGACCGTGGTGAGCACTCAACTGCGCGGCGACATTCCCGACCGTCCGCGCGTCGACCGCCTGCGCTCGGTGACCCTGACCACTCAGCTGAACCCCGGCTACACGGTCGCCGACGCGGTGAAGTTCTTCCAGGATCAGTCCGCCGCCCATCCGACCCCCGGCGTCAGCGTCAAATGGGGCGGCCAGGCCAAGGACTATCTGGAAGCGTCCGGCGCCGTCGGGCTGGCCTTTGGCCTGGCCCTGCTGCTGGTGTTTCTGGTGCTGGCCGCGCAGTTCGAGAGCTGGATCCACCCAGCCGTGATCATGCTGACCGTGCCCCTTGCGGCGCTGGGCGGTCTGTTCGGCCTGCTGATCGCTGGTTCGACCATCAACACCTACAGCCAGATCGGCCTGATTATCCTGGTCGGCATCGCCGCCAAGAACGGCATCCTGATCGTCGAGTTCGCCAACCAGCTGCGCGACGAAGGGCTGAAGGTCCGTGAGGCCGTGATCGAGGCGGCCGCCCTGCGCCTGCGTCCGATCATCATGACCTCGATCGCCGCGGCCATGGGCGCCTTGCCCCTGATGCTGTGGACCGGCGCGGGCGCGGGCAGCCGCAAGACGATCGGGGCGGTGATCTTCACCGGCGCGATCTTCGCCACCCTGCTGACTCTGTTCGTCGTGCCGGTGTTTTACAACCTGCTGGCTCGCTTCACGAAGTCTCCGGAGTGGACTTCGCGGCAGATCGAGGACTATGAAGCCCGCGAGAAGAGCGGGGAAGGGCATGCCTCACCCGTCTGA
- the smpB gene encoding SsrA-binding protein SmpB, which produces MTKPIAENRRARYDYFIEETMEAGLMLTGTEVKSLRVGRANIAESYASVEGRTIKLINADIPPYGHANRFNHEPRRHRTLLLHRKQIDKLIGAVQRDGRTLIPLKLYWNEKGLAKLEIGLAKGKKNHDKRETEAARDWQRDKARLMKGDRGD; this is translated from the coding sequence ATGACCAAGCCGATCGCCGAGAACCGTCGCGCGCGGTACGACTACTTCATCGAGGAGACGATGGAGGCGGGCCTGATGCTCACGGGCACCGAGGTCAAGTCGTTGCGCGTCGGTCGGGCCAACATCGCCGAGTCCTACGCCTCGGTGGAAGGGCGGACGATCAAGCTGATCAACGCCGACATCCCGCCCTACGGCCACGCCAACCGCTTCAACCACGAGCCGCGCCGCCACCGAACGCTGCTGCTGCACCGCAAGCAGATCGACAAGCTGATCGGCGCGGTCCAGCGGGACGGCCGCACCCTGATCCCGCTCAAGCTCTATTGGAACGAGAAGGGCCTGGCCAAGCTGGAGATCGGCCTGGCCAAGGGCAAGAAGAACCACGACAAGCGCGAGACCGAGGCCGCCCGCGACTGGCAGCGCGACAAGGCGCGGCTGATGAAGGGCGATCGCGGGGATTAA
- a CDS encoding TetR/AcrR family transcriptional regulator, with amino-acid sequence MTVALKKPHKSARKPKGDGHLRRGEILAAAERIFIAEGYAGATIRKIADAVGVSSTALYMHFRDKDQILLEISDDAIGQLLAVNVDIAHRPIDAVARVKLMLEAYMKFALDNPNTYQLVFCGSRDVISKEKQAATAELGDRCFAEFSGPIHEIAAAGRLRTGSGESAAQVLWAACHGLVALLITMPDRNWAPREELMKVTLDGLLHGLVTD; translated from the coding sequence GTGACGGTCGCGCTGAAGAAGCCGCACAAGTCGGCCCGCAAGCCGAAAGGCGACGGCCATCTGCGCCGGGGAGAAATCCTAGCCGCGGCGGAGAGGATTTTCATCGCCGAGGGCTATGCGGGGGCGACGATCCGCAAGATCGCCGACGCCGTGGGCGTGTCGTCGACCGCGCTCTACATGCACTTCCGCGACAAGGACCAGATCCTGCTGGAGATCAGCGATGACGCGATCGGCCAGCTCCTGGCGGTCAATGTCGACATCGCCCATCGGCCGATCGACGCGGTGGCGCGGGTCAAGTTGATGCTCGAGGCCTACATGAAGTTCGCCCTCGACAATCCCAACACCTATCAGCTGGTGTTCTGCGGCTCGCGGGATGTGATCTCCAAGGAAAAGCAGGCCGCCACGGCCGAGTTGGGTGATCGCTGCTTCGCCGAGTTCAGCGGACCGATCCACGAGATCGCCGCCGCCGGCCGCCTGCGCACCGGTTCGGGCGAGAGCGCGGCCCAGGTGCTGTGGGCCGCCTGCCACGGCCTGGTGGCGCTGCTGATCACCATGCCGGACCGCAACTGGGCGCCGCGCGAGGAACTGATGAAAGTTACCCTCGACGGCCTGCTGCACGGCCTGGTCACGGACTGA
- a CDS encoding spermidine synthase, translated as MIPWQHLDTAKVPGDGEPLRLMRRGTEYSIMTGGIELMNSRLSGSEEAMAALAFERIGARPKARVLIGGLGMGFTLRAALAAFGPDAEIVVAELVPGVIAWARGPLGKLHGASLDDPRVRIHEGDVGEPIRDSEATFDAILLDVDNGPGGLSRKENDGLYSPTGLAAAKRALRPGGVLEVWSSTRDSAFTTRLKRASYAVEEIGVRAHKGRGARHVIWMATRA; from the coding sequence ATGATCCCCTGGCAGCATCTCGACACCGCCAAGGTGCCCGGCGACGGCGAGCCGCTGCGGTTGATGCGGCGCGGGACCGAATACTCGATCATGACCGGCGGCATCGAGCTAATGAACAGCCGTCTCAGTGGCTCGGAAGAAGCCATGGCCGCCCTCGCCTTCGAGCGGATCGGCGCGCGCCCCAAGGCCCGGGTGCTGATCGGCGGGCTCGGCATGGGCTTCACCCTGCGCGCCGCCCTCGCCGCCTTCGGGCCCGACGCCGAGATCGTCGTCGCAGAACTTGTGCCAGGCGTGATCGCCTGGGCGCGGGGGCCGCTGGGGAAGCTGCATGGCGCCAGCCTCGACGATCCCCGCGTGCGCATCCATGAGGGTGACGTCGGTGAGCCGATCCGCGACAGCGAAGCCACGTTCGATGCGATCCTGCTGGACGTTGACAACGGCCCCGGCGGGCTGAGCCGCAAGGAAAACGATGGCCTCTACAGCCCGACGGGCCTGGCCGCCGCCAAGCGCGCCCTGCGTCCGGGCGGCGTGCTGGAGGTCTGGTCCTCGACCCGTGACAGCGCCTTCACCACGCGACTGAAGCGCGCGAGCTACGCCGTCGAGGAGATCGGCGTCCGCGCCCACAAGGGGCGCGGCGCGCGGCATGTGATCTGGATGGCGACGCGGGCTTAA
- the dapA gene encoding 4-hydroxy-tetrahydrodipicolinate synthase: MAHSPFKGVLPALVTPFRDGAVDEKAFVALVERQIAGGVHGLVPVGTTGETATLSHEEHKRVVELCVETARGRVPVIAGAGSNSTAEAIELVAHAKAVGADAALVVTPYYVRPSQEGIYQHFKAINDAVQLPVFVYNVPGRTGSDVTNETLARLAQLPNIIGIKDATGDLTRASMQRVLCGPDWVMLSGDDPTALGYIAHGGHGVISVTSNVAPDACATFINACLQGAWETALYWQDRLVRLHKALFLDASPSPTKFAMAHLGLCEADVRLPISACNDAVKPAILEAMREAGLV, from the coding sequence ATGGCTCATTCTCCGTTCAAAGGCGTTCTTCCGGCGCTGGTCACGCCATTCCGCGATGGGGCGGTGGACGAGAAAGCCTTCGTGGCCCTGGTCGAGCGCCAGATCGCCGGCGGCGTGCATGGTCTGGTGCCGGTCGGCACCACCGGCGAGACCGCCACGCTGAGCCACGAGGAGCACAAGCGAGTCGTTGAGCTGTGCGTGGAGACGGCGCGTGGCCGCGTGCCGGTGATCGCCGGAGCCGGCTCCAACTCGACCGCCGAGGCGATCGAACTCGTCGCCCACGCAAAGGCCGTCGGCGCCGATGCGGCCCTGGTGGTCACGCCCTACTATGTGCGTCCCAGCCAGGAAGGCATCTATCAGCACTTCAAGGCGATCAACGACGCGGTCCAACTGCCGGTGTTCGTTTACAACGTGCCTGGCCGCACGGGGTCGGACGTCACCAACGAGACCCTGGCCCGTCTGGCCCAACTGCCCAACATCATCGGCATCAAAGACGCCACCGGCGACCTGACCCGCGCCTCGATGCAGCGGGTCCTGTGCGGTCCGGACTGGGTGATGCTGTCGGGCGACGACCCCACGGCCCTGGGCTACATCGCCCACGGCGGTCATGGCGTGATCTCGGTGACCTCGAACGTCGCCCCCGACGCCTGCGCCACGTTCATCAACGCCTGCCTGCAAGGGGCGTGGGAGACGGCGCTCTACTGGCAGGATCGCCTGGTGCGCCTGCACAAGGCGCTGTTCCTCGACGCCTCGCCGTCGCCGACCAAGTTCGCCATGGCTCACCTGGGCCTGTGCGAGGCCGACGTGCGCCTGCCGATCTCGGCGTGCAACGACGCGGTGAAGCCGGCGATCCTCGAGGCCATGCGCGAGGCGGGTCTGGTCTGA
- a CDS encoding efflux RND transporter periplasmic adaptor subunit, giving the protein MIRRHFFLVAAVVAVLLMLVAGGLKLAFGGKAPGQGGAGGGGRATAVSQVVVQPRAFTDRVEVLGMAKGRQSVTITSNTAELITAVHFSDGQAVSKGQVLVELKGDQEDAGIAQAQAQLAQADREYQRWKTLADKGIAPRASADQYLAARDTARAALASAGAQKLDKVIRAPFSGRVGITDIAPGALISPGTAIVTLDDVSLIRVDFSVPDRYLPILREGLTITAKPDALPGETFTGRIAQLDTRIDPATRALKARAEFPNGDGRLKPGMLIKVGIDQGQHQGVAVPEAAIQFEGNQASVFLIAKGPKGQVARRTVVQTGLTVDGVVEITSGLKAGDKIVGDGLNRVQDGAPVKPGGGKGDKAESADKGASGGHKQKKAG; this is encoded by the coding sequence GTGATCCGCAGACACTTCTTCCTCGTCGCGGCGGTCGTCGCGGTCCTGCTGATGCTGGTGGCGGGCGGACTGAAACTGGCCTTTGGCGGCAAGGCTCCTGGGCAGGGCGGTGCGGGTGGCGGTGGTCGCGCCACGGCTGTGTCGCAGGTTGTCGTCCAGCCGCGCGCCTTCACCGACCGGGTCGAGGTGCTGGGCATGGCCAAGGGCCGCCAGTCGGTGACCATCACCTCCAACACCGCCGAACTGATCACCGCCGTGCACTTCAGCGACGGCCAAGCCGTGTCCAAGGGGCAGGTGCTGGTCGAACTGAAGGGCGACCAGGAAGACGCCGGCATCGCCCAGGCCCAGGCCCAGCTGGCCCAGGCCGATCGGGAATACCAGCGCTGGAAGACCCTGGCGGACAAGGGCATTGCTCCCCGCGCTTCGGCTGACCAGTACCTGGCCGCACGCGACACCGCTCGCGCGGCCCTGGCCTCGGCCGGCGCCCAGAAGCTGGACAAGGTGATCCGCGCGCCGTTCTCGGGCCGCGTGGGCATTACCGATATTGCCCCGGGCGCGCTGATCAGCCCCGGAACGGCGATCGTCACCCTGGACGATGTTTCGCTCATCCGCGTCGACTTCTCGGTGCCAGACCGCTACCTGCCGATCCTGCGCGAAGGCCTGACGATCACCGCCAAGCCGGACGCCTTGCCCGGCGAGACCTTCACAGGCCGCATCGCCCAACTCGACACCCGCATCGACCCGGCCACCCGCGCGCTGAAGGCCCGGGCCGAATTCCCTAATGGCGATGGTCGTCTCAAGCCCGGCATGCTGATCAAGGTCGGCATCGACCAGGGCCAGCACCAGGGCGTGGCCGTGCCGGAAGCGGCGATCCAGTTCGAAGGCAACCAGGCCTCGGTGTTTCTGATCGCCAAGGGCCCCAAGGGACAAGTCGCGCGGCGCACCGTGGTTCAGACGGGCCTGACGGTGGATGGCGTCGTCGAGATCACTTCGGGCCTGAAAGCCGGTGACAAGATCGTCGGCGACGGGCTCAACCGCGTTCAGGACGGCGCGCCGGTCAAGCCGGGCGGCGGCAAGGGCGACAAGGCTGAATCTGCTGACAAGGGCGCCTCGGGCGGCCACAAGCAGAAGAAGGCCGGCTGA